CGTCCTGtaccgcctcggcgcgccgtcaTGCAGTATAAGCACAGAGCCAATCCGGCAGTAAGAACTGCGATAGTGGCTGGTCTACAATCTAAGACATGGGGCGCGGAGCAGCGCTACCCGAAGCAGTCAAACAGATAATCTCGTAAACGCTagataccactatacttgatgcacttaacatgacGGTCATGAagagcacaagagaactcgGATCCGTTAAATAAAAACCAGGACTTCTGGACTCGCCACCGTGTTCGTCCACTACTAGGAAGATTCTGTCAAAAAGAACTCTCCCCCGCGACCCAGCACCCTGCGATCTATCTGAGCTCTTGTTCTACAGCCCTCTAATTGACTCATTGCTGCGGTACCGTCTGCGTAAACCGTTCACATTTCGTACTCTCAGATGGAACGCGAGAATGCAGTCATTGAAGAAATATGTCCGCACGAGCAAAGAGGGTCTATCACTCGCACTGCACACACATCTACGCCTCTCGGTTCAGAGCATGACTGCTTTTTTGTAGTTTGCTTGTGTCGCGCCGAAACGGTTTCTCTGACTGCGGAAGACGTGAGCGGCCGCCCCAGTTTcgtggcgcgcctctgcaccgGCTGTGAAGTTTGACGCCGGAAGCGCCTCTGTGCGTGCTCTTTCGCTGGAGACTTCTGCGAGAAGGACGCTGCGGTGAGGAGTTCCTCGAGCTACCTCCGTTTTCGCTACCCAAGCAGCCCTGCGTTCGACGCACCACAACAAGCTgcagtcgcggcggctgtgtgcgctgcgccgcggacaCGCGCACCTGTGGCAGAGACACAAAACCGCCGTTTCCCCCCAACTACGCCGATGGATAATCCCTAAGATGTTGGAACAAGCCAAGCGAACGTGAACAAAGACGCTATCTCTGCTAGACGAGAGAGTGGTGAGAAATTCTGCAACGCCTTCGCCACATCGTCcgccctgcgtcgtctcggGGAACGCACCGCGCCAAGgtcaggcgagagagagctccGTCCTCTGtagggcgtcgccgcctgcccgCCCGCGCACATTTTCGGTTTCCTCGCGATTCTCCGCCATCCTCACGGCGTCCATTGCCGCGGGACGCCCGAAtttgcgcgtctgcgcgccacACACCGCCTGGTTTTGGAGTTTCTGCAAGCTTTCAAGTGCAGTGTTCCGCACCTTGTTCGATCTCGGCGCCGACTcacgccgccacgccgcggcctcacCGCAGTAGTCGAGCTGCGGTGGCGGGTAGGGGCGGCAAACACGCATTTACGCGAAAAAGCACCTGGCGCGGCAGATTTAGAGGAGCTGTGGCGGTTGCAGAGACCGCGGTGCTCTTGCGGCGAGTCGcagggcggcctcgcctctctctctcttctctatCTGTtatcttctctcttctctcttccttGCCTTGCATCTTATTTCGTGTGCTGCACGTGTCGTCCCTTTTCCGTCCGTTCGTTTCTCTCGCAGCCGAAGCGCGGCCGCAACGCCCGTGAAAACTCCTAGATCGCTCCTTTTTCCCGACGCGGTGAAATCTGCGGCAAAATGGCTCCCACACACTTTGAACAGTGCGCCAGCCACGGCAAGCTGCTGGAAGCCAAGCGCCAGCTCGAGAAAGCGCACCTGAAGATTCTTCTCAAGGACGAAGCCCGCAACGAGCTCCTCATCAAATCTACTGACCGTGAGCGGCATCGTGAGCGCGGGAAATCCGCCCGCAGAcactcgcgcgtcgtccgcacGCACCGACCTACCGGTTCCTCCACGAAACTGCCCGCACCGAGATTTCTTCCGCTTGTTTGAGAGACTCCTCTCTCTGGTGTGttgcgtgtctgcgtgcccgcgcgagggcacagccgccgccggccgtgTGCGGCAACCATGTGCAGCACGCGAACTGCCGCGGCCGTGTATGAGGCTGCGCACAACGCGGCTCTTCGATTGAAATCTCTCTTCTGttcgcgaggcagcgagtcTCGCAGTTCTCCGTGCTTGCAGTGTTTTCTCTTCGGCGGAAATTTTCGTTTTCTTGCCGCCGTCATCAGCGGAATGGGGACTTCGGGGttttcgtcgccgcgtctctcccaGGTGCCTGCGAGGCCGAAATCTTCGCGCTGAGCGCCTCTCGCATCGCAAAAGGAATGCGCCTCGCACAGTTTCTGTTCCCTTTATCGTCGTTCTCTCTCACTCGGGTTggtgcctcgcgcctgctgcgtgtGTTTCAGAGGGTGTCTACCTGGACTTTTGCCGCCAGAAGATGACGGGTGAGACCCTTCAGCTTCTTCTGAACCTCGCAGAGGAGCGACAAGTGAGTGGAATGCTGTGTTCTCTccggagaaggacgaggtCCTCTCTTGGCGGTTCATAGTCCTGTTCAGACTTGCCTCGGTCGGATGGCGGTCTAGTCCGTGTTCGTTTTCTTTCAACCGCCCGGAGATCCTTgcgggcctcctcgcggcacATTTTCGACCTGCACCTGTGGGAAGCGCCACCAGTCTTCTCACATACACGTCtaatctatatatatatgtatgttcGTAAGTGTGTTTTGTATCTATCTGTATACCTATGTCTATATAATTgtatctgcatatatatatatatatatatatatgtctgtttatatgtatgtatatgtctattaacgtatatatatatatatatatatcaatCTATACCTCTACCAATATGGCGATCTATCTCTCGATATATATGTAATATATCTGTCTCTCCATATGTGTACGTATCTAGGGGATATGTGTGGCGCGTTTGTCGTTCCCGACTCGCCTGCAGGTGCCTGCGATGATAAAGAAGATGTTTTCTGGAGAGAAGATCAACGAGACTGAGAACCGCGCAGTGCTGCATGTGGCACTTCGCATGCccgaaggcagcgagccCGTCATGGTGGACGGCAAGAATGTCCTCGATGAAGTTCACGCCGTCCTGAGACAGATTCGACACTTCTCTGAAAAAGTCCGCAGCGGTGAGTCTCCGCAGAGAGCCCCTCgcgacgagcgcggagaAACGAGGCGAAAAAACCTGTTAATCCTTTCTAGGGGCGTTGAGACGCCCttccttcgccgctgctTTGCTTCGCGTGCTTCCAGCTAAACAAAATATGTAGAGACTGGTGTCAAGCCTGCGGCACCCGAGAGCGAACGTGGAAGCTTCCCTGCGCTTTGACAGCGAGGAGTTTCCTCTTCATACAGACTTagagcggccgcaggcagTCCATCCTCGCGTCGAGTAGCGACGAATTTGAGACGCCGTTCAAAATCGATATGCCGTGAGGTAGCTTGCGCCTCCAGATCCTTAAGGAGACTACGCAGCAAGGCGCTGTAGAGTTTCACTGGAGTCTTCTTGTTCGACTTGAAGCCGCGATTGTTTCGGCGCGATGGTCTCAGGTTTTTTTTGTGCCTGCACACCGCGGCTCCACGGCACCTCGGgtgtcgcccgccgcgataCTTTTTTTCGGCAAGGCTTCCGCGGTGGGGGCGTCGAGCCGGCAGTTCTCTTCTTTGTGTTTCGCAGGCTGTTTGGTTTCTAGGTGTTTGAAGTCCCTTCTTTCGTTTTTTAGGTGAAATTCGCGGGCACACCGGCAAGAAGCTGGTCAACGTGATCTCCATCGGCATCGGCGGCAGCTACTTGGGCACCGAGTTCGTtcacgtcgccctcgcggcggaaggctTTGCTGCTGAGAACGCTAGGGGCCGCCAGATTCAGTGAGCTGTCTCGTTGGGGAAGGCACCTGCCTTCTCCAACGACCTCGCCGTCTCGTTCATGGGCACCTCCGCGCGACTCTGCGTGAAGCGTTGCGTGTGTGGCTGTTATCGAAGTCTGAAGTCGGCTCTGCGGCACCCGTTCGCCCacatgcaggcggcgccaaAGGCGAGGATCTGTGTTTATTTTTGTGTGTTGATGCAGAAACATGCGGGAAGGGCGAGTCCAGTGTGAAACacacgtacatatatatatatatatatatatgtatatgcgtatgcatatgtatgtaatacatatacatatatatgtatgtgcatatatacatatatatgtatagttGGATGCGTGCACTATGGTTGCTGTGTGTAAAGTTCGATGTGAGTGGACCGTGGCTCTCCTCCTACGCGCGCAAGCGAGCTCGTCGGCTGTTGgcgtgcgcagcggaggTCTCTTTCGGATGCGAGTTTTTTTTATCTTGTTCACGCACgcatctctgtctctgtgtaGTCTGTCTAACCTCGTGGTGATGCAGCATCGCAGATGCAAGCGGagtttcctttctctcgcgcgctcgcggcctcggtgTCGGTTCCTTTGTCGGTGTGGAGGCCGGGACTGCGCGTTTGAATGTAGGGGACTGGCGTGTTAACTTTTTTTCAGCTTCCTGGCGAACGTCGACCCCGTGGACGTGTGgctcgcggagagagacTTGGATCCCGAGGAGACGTTGGTAGTAGTCATCAGCAAGACTTTCACAACTGCCGAGACGATGATGAatgcgcgctcgctgcgccggtGGTATCTGAACCACTACAAgggcgacgagaaggcgctcggtaagcctccgcgcctggtGCAGGCCGAAacaggcgcgtcgcccctcgcAGTCCCCACGGGACACTCAGCGCACAGGACAGGACAGAAGGCGCACATCGCTTGAAACAACTGCGTCAAGCGGACCGTACAAAGCACACAAACAATAACGGAAAAGTAAATGCTCGCAGCCGACTCGGGGCTGAAGCAGGGGTTGCAAAAAGCTGCATATATGCAGTCGGACACGGATTTTCTTCGTGCACAGCGCTGGTCTTCTGCAGGTCGCAGGCAAGTCTCCAAAGCCTTGTGTGCTGTTAAGTCCGCTggcccgctgcgccttctaCATCTCATAaatgcagatatatatatatatatgcatatatatgcataaatatagtatgtatgtttttctgcgtgtgtgcatgcCAGAGAATCTGCGCACTCGTCCGCATGTAGCGCGTTTCTTCGTTTTCGTGTAGGCGCTCACTTCTGTGCTGTGAGCACGAATCTGGAAGGAACGAGCAAGTTCGGAATCCAAAAGGATCGCGTCTTCGGCTTCTGGGACTGGGTGGTACGTCTCTTTCTTGTTTCGAGGTCTCTCGTCTTTCGCTGCTCACGGTTAGCGTTTagcggaagaggcggcgctccacggcctcgcccgcggcctcaTGTGTCGGGCTCCAGCGTGAACGCGGAATCGGAGGGGGAAAccgacgcgcgtgcgcgtgagGGAGGGATTTCTCGAGTCGCCTTCTCAGCTTTCTGACTCTTTGTCGTGCCTGTGGGGTGCTGTAGGGCGGAAGATACTCCGTCACCTCCGCCGTCGGCATCCTGCCTCTGGCGCTGCAGTATGGCTGGGCGGTCGCTCAGGAGTTCCTCAACGTAAGTCAGGAAAAGTGTTTAGGGAAAAACCGGGTCGAGAAAGTGTGCGGCCCTCGTGCTGCGGGCGGAGATGCCTCACGCTGGAGACTCCGCTATTCGTCGTGCATCTTGCCTGGCCTCTCAAGCttcgtgtgtgtgtttttgtATAAaaacacatatatatatgtatatctgtgCCTATGTTtgtatgtataaatatatgtatacattgTCTGTATTCGTGCCTCGAAAGCAACCTGCTCTTTCGTACGTTCGggcagcctctgcggggTGTGCCTGCCCACCCAGATAGATGCTTGCATAGAGAGACGGCCGTTTGCTTCTTCTGGCTCCCGGTCCACCCGGCCGCGAGTCTTTGACTGGAGTTTGGCGtctggctgctgcggctgctgctgtcaGGGTGCGCACGCGATGGACGTGCACTTCAAAACTGCCGCGATGGCGGACAACCTTCCGCTGCTCATGGCTCTCGTCAGCGTTTGGAACAGCACCTTCCTGGGGCACTCGAACGTCGCCGTCCTGCCCTACGCGCAggccctcctccgcttccccgCCCACATCCAGCAGCTCACAATGGAGAGCAACGGTGAGTCCACAGAgacccgcccccccccccccccccccagtCTTGAGAAAGGCCCCTGGGCGTCGAGACGCCTTTCGCGCTCCGAGCCTGGGGGGATCTCgagcaggcagagagaggcctgcacgcggactctgcggcgctgctgagagcgcgcgcaggcggactGGTCGAGATCGGTTTCAGCGTTTTTTAACGTATTTTTCCCAAGGGCAAGTCCCGCGAGAACGGATTGCGTGAGGCGTTCTCCGTGGGTGCGAGGGTTCCTCGTGCAGGCAAGCGCGTCACAGCAGACGGCCAGACTCTCGACTTCGAAGCCGGCGAAATCTACTTCGGCGAGCCAGGCACAAACGGCCAGCACAGGTGGGGAAGCCAGGAAAATCGAGGTTTTTGGCTGCTCTTTGGCGCGCTTCCTTGTTGGAGAAAGTCAAAAGCAGGGCGTGgcaacggcggcggcgggcgcgcgagccgcctccCGGGGACGTCGAGTGCAGAAGGCGCTCCACGCATCAGCGATTGCCCGCGAAAGACGAAAGGAGAGGCTTCCGCTCTGTTGTGCAGTGTGCGCCCATTCATGTATCCGTCGATCTATCAgtatctgtctatctctCTTGAGAGATGAAGGGGCGTGAAGAGAC
This portion of the Besnoitia besnoiti strain Bb-Ger1 chromosome VII, whole genome shotgun sequence genome encodes:
- a CDS encoding hypothetical protein (encoded by transcript BESB_076140); amino-acid sequence: MRVCRPYPPPQLDYCGEAAAWRRESAPRSNKVRNTALESLQKLQNQAVCGAQTRKFGRPAAMDAVRMAENREETENVRGRAGGDALQRTELSLA
- a CDS encoding glucose-6-phosphate isomerase GPI (encoded by transcript BESB_076150), which gives rise to MAPTHFEQCASHGKLLEAKRQLEKAHLKILLKDEARNELLIKSTDQGVYLDFCRQKMTGETLQLLLNLAEERQVPAMIKKMFSGEKINETENRAVLHVALRMPEGSEPVMVDGKNVLDEVHAVLRQIRHFSEKVRSGEIRGHTGKKLVNVISIGIGGSYLGTEFVHVALAAEGFAAENARGRQIHFLANVDPVDVWLAERDLDPEETLVVVISKTFTTAETMMNARSLRRWYLNHYKGDEKALGAHFCAVSTNLEGTSKFGIQKDRVFGFWDWVGGRYSVTSAVGILPLALQYGWAVAQEFLNGAHAMDVHFKTAAMADNLPLLMALVSVWNSTFLGHSNVAVLPYAQALLRFPAHIQQLTMESNGKRVTADGQTLDFEAGEIYFGEPGTNGQHSFYQLIHQGRVIPAEFIGFAKSQRPIRLQEEPVSNHDELMSNFFAQPDALAFGKSPDELRKEGVAEHLISHRTFPGDRPSCMLLFPEISPFQMGQLLALYEHRVAVQGWIWGINSFDQWGVELGKVLAKGVRGILQKRREGKSPEDAGQTHLCSSTRKILEHYVQLSKQ